One genomic window of Thioclava sp. GXIMD4216 includes the following:
- a CDS encoding EamA family transporter: protein MSAKTDMLLTALAPVIWGSTYIVTTGLLPAGYPLTDAALRALPAGLLLMALTRQWPPRRWLGRLLILGALNFALFWGALFVAAYRLPGGVAATLGAVQPLIVLVLARFILQVPLSQRGILAALTGLGGVGLLVLGPGADFDPVGMGAALLGAVSMAAGVVLTRKWHPDVSALTFTSWQLTAGGILLLPFALLAEPALPALGAGAIVGFLWLSLAGAALSYFFWFRGIERLGPAAVTGLGFLSPLTAVLLGWQLRQETLSAAQWAGACVVLLSVWLGTRPATGARRGAGLSRS from the coding sequence ATGTCCGCCAAGACCGATATGCTGCTGACCGCCCTTGCGCCGGTGATCTGGGGCAGCACCTATATTGTCACCACCGGGCTTTTGCCCGCAGGCTATCCGCTCACCGATGCCGCTTTGCGCGCGCTGCCTGCGGGGCTTTTGCTGATGGCGCTGACCCGGCAATGGCCCCCAAGGCGCTGGCTCGGGCGCCTGCTGATCTTGGGGGCGTTGAACTTTGCGCTGTTCTGGGGCGCGCTGTTTGTGGCGGCCTATCGCCTGCCGGGCGGGGTGGCCGCCACATTGGGGGCGGTGCAGCCGTTGATCGTGCTGGTTCTGGCCCGCTTTATCCTGCAGGTTCCGCTCTCGCAGCGTGGAATTCTTGCCGCGCTGACAGGATTGGGGGGCGTGGGCCTTCTGGTGCTGGGGCCGGGGGCGGATTTCGATCCGGTCGGAATGGGCGCGGCCTTGCTGGGAGCTGTCTCTATGGCCGCGGGGGTGGTGCTGACGCGCAAATGGCACCCCGACGTGTCGGCGCTGACCTTCACCTCGTGGCAACTGACGGCGGGGGGGATATTGCTGCTGCCCTTCGCCCTTCTGGCCGAGCCCGCGCTTCCCGCGCTCGGGGCGGGGGCGATTGTGGGCTTTCTCTGGTTGAGCCTTGCAGGGGCGGCGCTAAGCTACTTTTTCTGGTTTCGCGGGATCGAACGCCTGGGGCCTGCGGCGGTAACGGGGCTGGGCTTTCTCAGCCCGCTCACGGCGGTCTTGCTGGGCTGGCAGCTGCGGCAGGAAACGCTGTCAGCGGCGCAATGGGCGGGGGCGTGTGTGGTGCTGCTCAGCGTCTGGTTGGGAACCCGCCCTGCGACAGGGGCACGGCGTGGCGCGGGTCTGTCCCGTTCCTGA
- a CDS encoding SLC13 family permease codes for MIDLPLSDTVRAILPLLIVVWMFVMFIRETRPPEVIAIAGAALMVIFGFEPVKQATESLSNSAPWTIAFMFLIMGALVRTGALDAMTRYAETHISKRPVFTVGLMFAITAVASGVMNNTPVVAVMIPVFIQVARKLGKSPSKFLLPLSYFTVMGGMLTLLGTSTNILVDGVARRSGLEPFGVLEILPVGIAVLVAGSLFMALTTRFLLPERQSMAFLLGQRPKMKYFTEVAIPEDSSLLGTPVLEVDAFKREGVRVVDVLRGDASLRRDLPNAVLEQGDRVVLRTEMTELLGMQKNPDLRMIDKLSSVQTETVEVLISPGCRMIGRSLGELRLRRRYGVYVLAAHRRNQNIGRQLDDLVVVVGDTLLLEGAPEDIARLASDMDLVDVSKPTAKAYRRSHMPLAIGALLGVVGLAAFDIAPILVLAGVAVAIILVSKCIDADEAFTFVDGRLLAMIFSMLIVGDALEASGSVKLLVDYISPWLTHLPPFATLMAVYFIGLVMTEFLSNNAVAVIYAPIAISLAHSLGYDPRPFAIAVMFSASVAFATPIGYQTHMMVYGPGGYRFNDFLRLGIPLDIVTGLTACLIIPLIWPL; via the coding sequence ATGATCGATCTGCCGCTTTCCGATACGGTGCGGGCCATTTTGCCGCTGCTGATCGTGGTCTGGATGTTCGTCATGTTCATCCGCGAAACGCGCCCGCCCGAGGTGATCGCGATTGCGGGTGCGGCGCTGATGGTCATCTTTGGCTTCGAGCCCGTGAAACAGGCCACCGAAAGCCTGTCGAACTCGGCACCTTGGACCATTGCCTTCATGTTCCTGATCATGGGCGCGCTGGTGCGCACAGGCGCGCTGGATGCGATGACCCGCTATGCCGAGACCCATATTTCGAAGCGCCCCGTCTTCACGGTCGGGCTGATGTTTGCCATCACCGCCGTCGCATCCGGGGTGATGAACAACACCCCCGTCGTGGCGGTGATGATCCCCGTCTTCATTCAGGTGGCGCGCAAACTGGGCAAGTCGCCCTCGAAATTCCTGTTGCCGCTCAGTTACTTCACCGTCATGGGCGGTATGCTGACGCTTCTGGGCACCTCGACAAACATCCTCGTTGACGGGGTCGCGCGGCGCAGCGGGCTGGAGCCTTTCGGCGTGCTGGAGATTCTGCCGGTCGGGATCGCGGTGCTTGTGGCAGGCTCGCTCTTCATGGCGCTGACCACCAGATTCCTGCTGCCCGAGCGCCAGTCGATGGCCTTCCTGCTGGGCCAGCGCCCGAAGATGAAATATTTCACCGAGGTGGCCATCCCCGAGGACAGCTCGCTTCTGGGCACGCCGGTTCTGGAGGTGGATGCCTTCAAACGCGAGGGCGTGCGCGTGGTGGATGTGCTGCGCGGCGATGCCTCGCTGCGCCGCGATCTGCCCAATGCCGTTCTGGAACAGGGCGACCGCGTGGTCTTGCGCACCGAGATGACCGAGCTGCTGGGCATGCAGAAAAACCCCGATCTGCGGATGATCGACAAGCTGAGTTCGGTACAGACCGAAACCGTCGAGGTGCTGATTTCGCCCGGTTGCCGGATGATCGGGCGGTCCTTGGGCGAGCTGCGCCTGCGCCGCCGCTACGGGGTCTATGTTCTGGCCGCCCACCGCCGCAACCAGAATATCGGGCGCCAGCTGGATGATCTGGTGGTTGTCGTGGGCGACACGCTGCTTCTGGAAGGCGCGCCGGAAGACATTGCGCGTCTGGCCTCGGATATGGATCTGGTGGATGTCTCCAAGCCCACCGCCAAAGCCTATCGCCGCAGCCATATGCCGCTGGCGATCGGGGCGCTGCTGGGCGTTGTCGGGCTGGCCGCCTTTGACATCGCCCCGATTCTGGTGCTGGCGGGCGTGGCCGTAGCCATCATTCTGGTCAGCAAATGCATTGATGCCGATGAAGCCTTCACCTTTGTCGACGGGCGCCTTCTGGCCATGATCTTCTCGATGCTGATCGTGGGTGACGCGCTTGAGGCTTCGGGATCGGTGAAACTGCTGGTCGATTATATCTCGCCCTGGCTGACCCATCTGCCGCCCTTCGCCACCCTGATGGCGGTGTATTTCATCGGGCTGGTGATGACGGAATTCCTGTCCAACAACGCCGTGGCCGTGATCTATGCCCCGATCGCCATCAGCTTGGCCCATTCTTTGGGCTATGACCCCCGCCCCTTCGCCATCGCGGTAATGTTTTCGGCATCGGTGGCCTTTGCGACGCCGATCGGCTATCAGACCCATATGATGGTCTACGGGCCGGGTGGCTACCGTTTCAACGACTTCCTGCGTCTGGGGATTCCGCTGGATATTGTCACCGGCCTGACCGCTTGCCTGATTATTCCTTTGATCTGGCCGCTTTGA
- a CDS encoding TIGR00282 family metallophosphoesterase, with protein sequence MKILFLGDVMGRAGRTAISERLAGLREAWKLDFVVVNGENSSNGMGLSADHAKLLLNAGADVVTLGDHAFDQKDMMPFIAQEKRVIRPLNFAKDAPGAGARLFEDRRGRKILVAQVLGQVFMKRPFDDPFSAVEKVLKSYPLGGQAQAILLDVHCEATSEKMAMGHFCDGKASMVVGTHTHVPTADAMILPAGTAYLTDAGMCGDYNSVIGMEKAEPMRRFITGMARDRFTPAKGEASLSGFFVETDDRTGLAKRCQPVRVGGRLPEQTPI encoded by the coding sequence ATGAAAATACTCTTTCTTGGCGATGTAATGGGCCGCGCGGGGCGCACGGCAATCAGCGAGCGTCTTGCGGGTCTGCGCGAGGCGTGGAAGCTGGATTTTGTCGTGGTCAACGGCGAGAACTCCTCGAACGGGATGGGGCTCTCGGCGGATCATGCCAAGCTTTTGCTGAATGCGGGTGCCGATGTGGTGACGCTGGGCGATCATGCCTTCGACCAGAAGGACATGATGCCGTTCATCGCGCAGGAAAAACGGGTGATCCGCCCGCTGAATTTCGCCAAGGATGCCCCCGGTGCAGGAGCGCGGCTGTTTGAGGATCGTCGTGGCCGCAAGATCCTTGTGGCGCAGGTGCTGGGACAGGTCTTCATGAAGCGCCCCTTCGACGACCCCTTCTCCGCAGTCGAAAAGGTGCTGAAATCCTATCCTCTGGGCGGTCAGGCACAGGCGATCTTGCTGGATGTCCATTGCGAGGCGACCTCGGAGAAGATGGCGATGGGGCATTTCTGCGATGGCAAGGCCAGCATGGTTGTGGGCACCCATACCCATGTGCCCACCGCCGATGCCATGATCCTGCCCGCAGGCACCGCCTATCTGACCGATGCGGGTATGTGCGGCGATTACAACTCGGTGATCGGCATGGAAAAAGCCGAGCCCATGCGCCGCTTCATCACCGGCATGGCACGGGACCGATTCACCCCTGCCAAGGGCGAGGCATCCCTTTCGGGGTTCTTCGTCGAAACCGATGACCGCACGGGGCTGGCCAAACGCTGCCAGCCGGTGCGGGTGGGCGGACGTCTTCCCGAACAGACGCCGATTTGA
- a CDS encoding DMT family transporter, with protein sequence MDQRLRGWNKGWGSGCLGMLIFSGSLPATRLAVADFSPLFLTAIRALIAAALALVCLTVLRQKRPAARDLVGLAVVALGVVVGFPLLSALALQSITAARSAVFIGLLPLSTALFAVLLEGERPRARFWLFSLAGAASVSGFALTHSASGALRGDLLMCAAILICGLGYAKGASLSRRLGGWQVISWALVLAAPVTGLLATATWPAAGLRGVSPAAWAGLGYVAIFSMLVGFVFWYRGLALGGIARVGQLQLLQPFFGLLLAALFLREPVVWPMLACTGLTVLCVAGARRFA encoded by the coding sequence ATGGATCAAAGACTTCGGGGCTGGAACAAAGGGTGGGGCAGCGGCTGTCTGGGCATGCTGATCTTTAGCGGCTCGCTACCGGCCACACGACTGGCCGTGGCGGATTTCTCGCCGCTTTTCCTGACGGCAATCCGTGCGTTGATCGCGGCGGCGCTGGCCCTTGTCTGCCTGACGGTCCTGCGCCAGAAACGCCCTGCCGCACGCGATCTGGTAGGGCTGGCCGTGGTGGCCCTTGGGGTTGTCGTGGGGTTTCCCCTGCTATCGGCCTTGGCGTTGCAATCGATCACCGCTGCCAGATCAGCGGTATTCATCGGGCTTTTACCACTGTCCACCGCGCTTTTTGCCGTGCTGCTGGAAGGCGAGCGCCCGCGCGCCCGTTTCTGGCTGTTTTCGCTGGCAGGGGCGGCAAGCGTGTCCGGCTTTGCCCTGACACATAGCGCAAGCGGTGCCCTGCGCGGCGATCTGCTGATGTGCGCGGCAATCCTGATCTGCGGACTGGGCTATGCCAAGGGGGCAAGCCTGTCGCGCCGTCTGGGCGGCTGGCAGGTCATCTCATGGGCGCTGGTGCTGGCCGCCCCCGTGACGGGCCTGCTGGCCACCGCCACATGGCCTGCCGCCGGATTGCGCGGGGTCTCGCCTGCGGCATGGGCAGGGTTGGGCTATGTGGCCATATTCAGCATGCTGGTGGGGTTTGTCTTCTGGTATCGCGGATTGGCTCTCGGAGGGATTGCCCGCGTCGGGCAGCTACAGCTTCTGCAACCTTTCTTCGGCCTCCTGCTGGCGGCGCTCTTCCTGCGGGAACCGGTTGTCTGGCCGATGCTGGCCTGCACGGGCCTGACCGTGCTCTGCGTCGCCGGTGCCCGCCGCTTTGCCTGA
- a CDS encoding NUDIX domain-containing protein: MTYWRPAQTIRIKTLGLHWREGRLLAACVFNDDGTLKGVRPLGGTVEFGETAESALMREFREELGVTATIIGPPLFMENLYHHEGMQGHELLILFPVDLPVERLPATGGFTFYEDSGTACHADWFALDGLDGPNQPSLYPAGLKTRLQSAQTQAI; encoded by the coding sequence ATGACATATTGGCGCCCTGCCCAGACCATCCGCATAAAGACCCTTGGCCTGCATTGGCGCGAGGGGCGGCTTCTGGCGGCCTGTGTCTTCAACGATGATGGGACGCTAAAGGGGGTGCGCCCGTTGGGGGGCACCGTCGAATTTGGCGAAACCGCCGAGAGCGCGTTGATGCGCGAGTTTCGCGAAGAGCTGGGTGTGACCGCAACAATTATCGGGCCGCCGCTTTTCATGGAAAATCTCTATCACCACGAAGGGATGCAGGGCCACGAGCTGTTGATCCTGTTTCCGGTGGATCTGCCCGTAGAGAGATTGCCCGCAACGGGCGGCTTTACCTTTTACGAAGACAGCGGCACAGCCTGTCACGCCGACTGGTTCGCGCTGGACGGGCTGGATGGCCCGAACCAGCCTTCGCTCTATCCGGCAGGGCTGAAAACGCGCCTGCAATCCGCTCAGACGCAGGCCATCTGA
- a CDS encoding MarR family transcriptional regulator, with protein sequence MDQVDTILAQWHQERPDLDVGPMGIFGRLKRLTDHLSQEMAQLFRQHDLTAASFDVLATLRRAGPPYALSPSALISWTMVTSGTMTNRLDRLEAGGLIERRSNPEDGRGSVVALTDTGFRLIDQVVTEHVANQHRLINDLPPPLRAAMDEALRAWLARIDPPKGEPPVTPAPPA encoded by the coding sequence ATGGATCAAGTCGACACTATTCTCGCCCAGTGGCACCAAGAGCGCCCCGATCTTGATGTCGGGCCGATGGGGATCTTCGGCAGGCTCAAACGGCTGACCGATCATCTGTCCCAAGAGATGGCACAGCTGTTCAGACAGCATGACCTGACGGCGGCGAGCTTTGATGTTCTGGCAACATTGCGCCGCGCGGGGCCGCCTTATGCGCTGAGCCCTTCGGCATTGATTTCCTGGACGATGGTGACCTCGGGCACGATGACCAACCGGCTGGACCGGCTGGAAGCCGGCGGGCTGATCGAGCGGCGCAGCAACCCCGAGGACGGGCGCGGCTCGGTTGTGGCGCTGACCGATACGGGCTTCCGGCTGATCGATCAGGTGGTGACCGAGCATGTGGCCAACCAGCACCGCCTGATCAACGATCTCCCGCCGCCCCTGCGGGCTGCGATGGACGAGGCGCTGCGCGCATGGCTGGCCCGGATCGATCCCCCCAAAGGCGAGCCCCCCGTCACCCCAGCACCTCCCGCATGA
- a CDS encoding PLP-dependent aminotransferase family protein has product MAGTKTERLIEALRDRIAARALGPGDRMPSIRRFAEQMKVSPSTVVEAYDRLAAEGVIRARRGAGFYVAESPPALRTLGTATTPKARAVDPFWVSRQSMDARAGSLQPGCGWLPEDWMPHEALRRGLRQLAKAETTVLTNYATARGSPALRRCLLGRFAAENLQATQDQLMLTGSASQAMDLICRLLLRPGDTVLVDDPGYFNFRALLRAHQVEVLGVPYTRDGPDLVAFEAALAHAPRLYLTNSALHNPTGATLAPTVAHRVLGLAAAHDLTIVEDDTFVDLDPDPTPRLAVLDGLERVLRIGGFSKTLSASMRCGYIAGRADWIEALVDLQVATSFGGPSPVTTELLSSVLAGGGYRRYIADLHRRLNGARKTAVSRLAGLGITPWVLPRGGFYLWCRFPDGIDTGDFAQSAMQKNLMLAPGNVFSPSHSASRFMRFNVTQMQDPQIYEVMREVLG; this is encoded by the coding sequence ATGGCGGGCACCAAGACCGAGCGCCTTATCGAGGCCCTGCGCGACAGGATCGCGGCGCGTGCCTTGGGGCCGGGGGACCGTATGCCCTCGATCCGCCGGTTTGCCGAACAGATGAAGGTCTCGCCGTCAACCGTGGTCGAGGCCTATGACCGTCTCGCGGCAGAAGGGGTGATCCGTGCTCGGCGCGGGGCGGGGTTTTACGTGGCCGAAAGCCCGCCCGCACTGAGGACGCTGGGCACGGCCACAACGCCCAAGGCACGCGCTGTCGATCCGTTCTGGGTGTCGCGCCAGTCGATGGATGCGCGGGCCGGCAGCTTGCAACCGGGCTGTGGCTGGCTGCCCGAGGACTGGATGCCGCATGAGGCACTGCGGCGGGGCTTGCGCCAGCTTGCCAAGGCCGAGACGACGGTGCTGACCAATTACGCCACTGCGCGCGGCTCTCCGGCATTACGGCGCTGCCTGCTGGGCCGGTTTGCGGCAGAGAACCTGCAGGCGACGCAGGATCAACTGATGCTGACGGGATCGGCGTCGCAGGCTATGGACCTGATCTGCCGGTTGCTGCTGCGTCCGGGGGATACGGTGCTGGTGGATGATCCGGGATATTTCAACTTCCGTGCCCTTTTGCGGGCCCATCAGGTGGAGGTGCTCGGCGTGCCCTATACGAGGGACGGGCCCGACCTTGTGGCTTTCGAGGCGGCGCTGGCCCATGCGCCGCGCCTGTATCTGACCAATTCCGCGCTGCATAATCCTACAGGGGCCACGCTTGCCCCGACGGTGGCCCATCGCGTGCTGGGGTTGGCTGCGGCGCATGATCTGACCATCGTCGAGGACGACACCTTTGTGGATCTTGATCCCGACCCGACACCGCGCCTTGCCGTTCTGGACGGGCTGGAGCGGGTGCTGAGGATTGGCGGCTTTTCCAAGACGCTTTCGGCCTCGATGCGCTGCGGCTATATCGCGGGGCGCGCGGACTGGATCGAGGCGTTGGTCGATTTGCAGGTGGCCACCAGCTTTGGCGGGCCAAGCCCTGTGACCACAGAGCTGCTGTCCAGCGTGCTGGCAGGGGGCGGGTATCGCAGATATATTGCCGATCTGCATCGCCGCCTGAATGGGGCCCGTAAAACCGCTGTATCGCGGCTGGCCGGATTGGGAATCACCCCTTGGGTTCTGCCGCGCGGCGGGTTCTACCTGTGGTGCCGTTTTCCCGACGGCATCGATACGGGCGATTTTGCCCAAAGCGCGATGCAGAAAAACCTGATGCTGGCACCGGGCAATGTGTTCAGCCCATCGCATTCGGCCAGCCGTTTCATGCGGTTCAATGTGACGCAGATGCAGGACCCGCAGATCTACGAGGTCATGCGGGAGGTGCTGGGGTGA
- a CDS encoding 5-formyltetrahydrofolate cyclo-ligase: protein MSSGEDKQAARKAAFAARKAAFATQGLALQANARLSEVLRRYAGQIVAGYMPIRTELDPRPALLRHDGPLCLPVVEAEARPLSFRPWSAEAEMIPGAFGAAIPAATATVCPQVVVVPLLAFDRRGFRLGYGGGFYDRTLEGLRQRGPVTAIGFAFAAQEMARVPVEATDQPLDLMVTETGVFGPFPTRSEAP, encoded by the coding sequence GCCCGCAAGGCCGCCTTCGCCACGCAGGGGCTGGCGCTGCAGGCCAATGCCCGCCTGAGCGAGGTCCTGCGCCGCTATGCGGGTCAGATCGTGGCGGGATACATGCCGATCCGCACCGAGCTTGACCCCCGCCCTGCCCTGCTGCGCCATGACGGCCCTCTCTGCCTGCCCGTGGTCGAAGCCGAGGCCCGACCGCTGTCCTTCCGACCGTGGTCGGCGGAAGCCGAGATGATCCCCGGCGCATTCGGCGCGGCCATTCCCGCCGCTACGGCGACGGTCTGCCCGCAGGTGGTCGTGGTGCCGCTTCTGGCTTTCGACCGCCGCGGCTTCCGGCTGGGGTATGGCGGCGGGTTTTACGACCGTACCCTTGAGGGCCTGCGCCAGCGCGGCCCCGTCACGGCGATCGGTTTCGCCTTTGCCGCGCAGGAAATGGCGCGGGTTCCCGTCGAGGCCACCGACCAGCCGCTGGACCTGATGGTGACCGAAACCGGCGTTTTCGGTCCTTTCCCCACCCGCTCCGAGGCGCCGTAA
- a CDS encoding YebC/PmpR family DNA-binding transcriptional regulator: MAGHSKWANIQHRKGKQDAIRSKMFSKLSKEITVAAKMGDPDPEKNPRLRLAVKAAKSQSMPKDVIDRAIKKSQVGDGDEYTEIRYEGYGPEGIAVIVEALTDNLNRTASNVRSTFTKCGGNLGTSGSVSFMFDRLGEIIYDASVGDADTVMMAAIEAGAEDVESDEEGHWIYCPMEDLSTVTDALEKELGEAKEAKLIWKPQNRTEVNLETAQKLMKLIDTLEDDDDVQNVTANFDVPEDVAAQL; this comes from the coding sequence ATGGCAGGCCATTCAAAATGGGCAAACATCCAGCACCGTAAAGGCAAGCAGGATGCCATCCGCTCGAAAATGTTTTCGAAGCTTTCGAAAGAGATCACCGTGGCCGCAAAGATGGGCGACCCTGATCCCGAGAAAAACCCGCGTCTGCGTCTGGCGGTAAAAGCGGCCAAGTCGCAATCGATGCCGAAGGACGTGATCGACCGCGCGATCAAGAAATCGCAGGTGGGTGACGGCGATGAATATACCGAGATCCGCTATGAAGGCTACGGCCCCGAGGGGATCGCGGTGATCGTCGAGGCGCTGACCGACAACCTCAACCGCACCGCCTCGAACGTGCGTTCGACCTTCACCAAATGCGGCGGCAATCTGGGCACCAGCGGCTCGGTGAGCTTCATGTTCGACCGCCTCGGCGAGATCATCTATGACGCCTCCGTAGGCGATGCCGATACCGTCATGATGGCGGCCATCGAAGCGGGTGCGGAAGATGTGGAATCCGATGAGGAAGGCCACTGGATCTACTGCCCGATGGAAGATCTGTCCACGGTGACCGACGCGCTGGAAAAGGAACTGGGCGAGGCAAAAGAAGCCAAGCTGATCTGGAAGCCGCAAAACCGCACCGAGGTCAATCTCGAGACCGCGCAGAAGCTGATGAAGCTGATCGACACGCTGGAAGACGATGATGACGTACAAAACGTCACCGCCAATTTCGACGTGCCGGAAGACGTGGCCGCCCAACTGTAA